In Engraulis encrasicolus isolate BLACKSEA-1 chromosome 24, IST_EnEncr_1.0, whole genome shotgun sequence, a single genomic region encodes these proteins:
- the cfl1l gene encoding non-muscle cofilin 1-like, with protein MASGVVVDDGVVTAYNEIKVHHAGEVVADRYKLILFRLSDDDKFIIVDEEKSVRMREIESVDDVFSMLMKQFPKEDCRYALYDCSYRNKDTEKADLVFILWVPDEAPIKKKMLYASSKGALRKKLQGLKIEWQVNDLSDVKDSSALIEKLGSRGSIKELEGKTV; from the exons ATG GCCTCTGGAGTAGTCGTTGATGATGGCGTGGTGACCGCCTACAATGAGATCAAGGTGCACCACGCCGGCGAGGTGGTGGCGGACCGCTACAAGCTGATCCTCTTCCGCCTCAGCGACGACGACAAGTTCATCATCGTGGACGAGGAGAAGAGCGTGCGGATGAGGGAGATCGAGAGCGTGGACGACGTCTTCAGCATGCTGATGAAGCAGTTCCCCAAAGAGGACTGTCGATACGCGCTCTACGACTGCTCTTACAGAAACAAGGACACAGAGAAGGCTGACCTGGTCTTCATCCTGTG ggttCCTGATGAGGCTCCTATCAAGAAGAAGATGTTGTACGCCAGCTCTAAGGGAGCCCTGAGGAAGAAGCTGCAAG GACTCAAAATCGAGTGGCAGGTGAACGACCTCTCAGACGTCAAGGACTCTTCTGCACTAATAGAGAAACTGGGCAGCAGGGGATCGATCAAGGAACTGGAAGGCAAGACTGTCTAA